From the genome of Ananas comosus cultivar F153 linkage group 16, ASM154086v1, whole genome shotgun sequence, one region includes:
- the LOC109722205 gene encoding protein TIFY 8 isoform X1, with amino-acid sequence MERGRTIMAVAMMGAGGDDDESNAKRNKNPIFHDFLGMSGEDAMLPPPSSWTKSAGASAAAAPEAEVSPAASSGGLGFASGSSVMGSDLVERHGGNNSEVFHFHGRKTALPGVEVCKTFSGRKRNNSDSAYTSLIKDRMLPLGSDSLESSRIHKAFGKEFVGEQSRRSCVDEITFSMQPPQRPSSLILSPNFRCDRSVPMSSGKLIHYPSRFGQNRACGDKVSSPFTYRDANSMGATIVSQPAADEGSRTGIKGSGVLKITDPGSQAGDRSITTLLPSSTTLKIAKTLQPESSNSPSHHLKTSGGRQMTIFYAGQAHVFDNVHPNKADVIMALAGSSGSSWSTTYALGSEARPSAGEAKVPGGEVEVQANSLLPSTHGHLEPACIQVPPTPGVLHGSMPPIPASEPNKESKTDV; translated from the exons ATGGAGCGAGGGAGGACGATAATGGCGGTGGCGATGATGGGCGCAGGAGGGGACGATGATGAGAGCAACGCGAAGAGGAACAAGAACCCCATCTTTCACGACTTCTTGGGGATGAGCGGTGAGGATGCGATGCTCCCCCCGCCCTCTTCGTGGACGAAGAGCGCcggggcgtcggcggcggcggcgccggaggcTGAGGTCTCGCCGGCGGCTTCTTCCGGCGGGTTAGGGTTTGCTTCCGGGAGCTCCGTAATGGGTTCGG ATTTGGTAGAGAGGCATGGGGGGAACAATTCTGAGGTTTTTCACTTTCATGGTAGGAAGACTGCTTTACCAGGGGTTGAGGTTTGTAAGACCTTTTCAGGAAGGAAGAGGAACAACTCGGACTCAGCTTACACGAGTCTAATTAAAGATAGGATGCTTCCGCTGGGTTCAGATTCTCTTGAAAGTTCACGAATTCACAAG gcATTTGGAAAGGAGTTCGTTGGGGAGCAGTCGAGAAGATCATGTGTTGATGAAATCACCTTTTCCATGCAGCCTCCACAAAGGCCATCTTCTCTTATACTATCTCCTAATTTTAGATGTGACCGGTCTGTGCCCATGAGTTCTGGGAAATTAATCCATTATCCTTCCCGATTTGGGCAAAACAGGGCTTGTGGAGATAAAGTTTCATCCCCGTTTACGTATAGGGATGCTAATAGCATGGGTGCCACGATTGTTTCTCAACCTGCGGCAGATGAAGGTTCTAGAACGGGAATTAAAGGTTCTGGAGTCTTGAAGATTACAGATCCAGGAAGCCAGGCTGGTGACAGGAGCATTACTACGTTGTTACCTTCTAGCACTACGCTGAAGATTGCTAAGACCCTCCAACCTGAGTCATCTAATTCACCCAG TCATCACCTGAAAACATCTGGTGGTCGGCAAATGACCATATTCTATGCTGGTCAAGCACATGTCTTTGATAATGTCCATCCAAATAAG GCAGATGTGATAATGGCATTGGCTGGATCAAGTGGAAGTTCGTGGTCAACCACCTATGCCCTAGGGTCTGAAGCCCGGCCATCTGCAGGTGAAGCTAAAGTTCCTGGTGGAGAAGTTGAAGTGCAAGCAAATAGCTTACTACCATCCACCCATGGACATTTGGAACCTGCTTGTATTCAGGTCCCACCAACTCCAG GGGTTCTTCATGGTAGCATGCCACCCATTCCAGCATCAGAACCCAACAAGGAGAGCAAAACGGATGTATAA
- the LOC109722205 gene encoding protein TIFY 8 isoform X2, with amino-acid sequence MERGRTIMAVAMMGAGGDDDESNAKRNKNPIFHDFLGMSGEDAMLPPPSSWTKSAGASAAAAPEAEVSPAASSGGLGFASGSSVMDLVERHGGNNSEVFHFHGRKTALPGVEVCKTFSGRKRNNSDSAYTSLIKDRMLPLGSDSLESSRIHKAFGKEFVGEQSRRSCVDEITFSMQPPQRPSSLILSPNFRCDRSVPMSSGKLIHYPSRFGQNRACGDKVSSPFTYRDANSMGATIVSQPAADEGSRTGIKGSGVLKITDPGSQAGDRSITTLLPSSTTLKIAKTLQPESSNSPSHHLKTSGGRQMTIFYAGQAHVFDNVHPNKADVIMALAGSSGSSWSTTYALGSEARPSAGEAKVPGGEVEVQANSLLPSTHGHLEPACIQVPPTPGVLHGSMPPIPASEPNKESKTDV; translated from the exons ATGGAGCGAGGGAGGACGATAATGGCGGTGGCGATGATGGGCGCAGGAGGGGACGATGATGAGAGCAACGCGAAGAGGAACAAGAACCCCATCTTTCACGACTTCTTGGGGATGAGCGGTGAGGATGCGATGCTCCCCCCGCCCTCTTCGTGGACGAAGAGCGCcggggcgtcggcggcggcggcgccggaggcTGAGGTCTCGCCGGCGGCTTCTTCCGGCGGGTTAGGGTTTGCTTCCGGGAGCTCCGTAATGG ATTTGGTAGAGAGGCATGGGGGGAACAATTCTGAGGTTTTTCACTTTCATGGTAGGAAGACTGCTTTACCAGGGGTTGAGGTTTGTAAGACCTTTTCAGGAAGGAAGAGGAACAACTCGGACTCAGCTTACACGAGTCTAATTAAAGATAGGATGCTTCCGCTGGGTTCAGATTCTCTTGAAAGTTCACGAATTCACAAG gcATTTGGAAAGGAGTTCGTTGGGGAGCAGTCGAGAAGATCATGTGTTGATGAAATCACCTTTTCCATGCAGCCTCCACAAAGGCCATCTTCTCTTATACTATCTCCTAATTTTAGATGTGACCGGTCTGTGCCCATGAGTTCTGGGAAATTAATCCATTATCCTTCCCGATTTGGGCAAAACAGGGCTTGTGGAGATAAAGTTTCATCCCCGTTTACGTATAGGGATGCTAATAGCATGGGTGCCACGATTGTTTCTCAACCTGCGGCAGATGAAGGTTCTAGAACGGGAATTAAAGGTTCTGGAGTCTTGAAGATTACAGATCCAGGAAGCCAGGCTGGTGACAGGAGCATTACTACGTTGTTACCTTCTAGCACTACGCTGAAGATTGCTAAGACCCTCCAACCTGAGTCATCTAATTCACCCAG TCATCACCTGAAAACATCTGGTGGTCGGCAAATGACCATATTCTATGCTGGTCAAGCACATGTCTTTGATAATGTCCATCCAAATAAG GCAGATGTGATAATGGCATTGGCTGGATCAAGTGGAAGTTCGTGGTCAACCACCTATGCCCTAGGGTCTGAAGCCCGGCCATCTGCAGGTGAAGCTAAAGTTCCTGGTGGAGAAGTTGAAGTGCAAGCAAATAGCTTACTACCATCCACCCATGGACATTTGGAACCTGCTTGTATTCAGGTCCCACCAACTCCAG GGGTTCTTCATGGTAGCATGCCACCCATTCCAGCATCAGAACCCAACAAGGAGAGCAAAACGGATGTATAA